A window of the Salvelinus fontinalis isolate EN_2023a chromosome 14, ASM2944872v1, whole genome shotgun sequence genome harbors these coding sequences:
- the LOC129810613 gene encoding pleckstrin homology domain-containing family B member 2-like isoform X1, whose protein sequence is MSIVKSGFLHRQSTILRRWKRNWFDLWSDGWLVFFDDQHRRDMEDGIHMRVDCINIRSATACQDLNPPEGRSQNALLQIVCRDGRVISICGDSADDAFAWTMAFQDARISSVVAHPQIDFAQKIVASASPPYSEYGPPPPVYVPDTYGGYAPAPPFHGTQIIYSADGQPYAVAYPYQYQGAYPMRDPQGMDQVIVHERQRDDGGDVALSMLAGAATGLAIGSLFVF, encoded by the exons ATGTCGATTGTGAAAAGTGGCTTCCTTCATCGGCAGA GCACTATTCTGCGGCGGTGGAAGAGAAACTGGTTTGACCTGTGGTCTGATGGGTGGCTGGTATTCTTTGATGACCAGCACCGGCGAGATATGGAGGATGGGATCCACATGAGAGTGGACTGCATTAACATTCGCAGTGCAACTGCATGTCAAG ATCTGAACCCACCAGAGGGCAGGAGTCAAAATGCCCTGCTCCAGATAGTCTGCAGAGACGGACGGGTCATCAGCATTTGTGGAGACAGTGCCGATGATGCTTT TGCATGGACCATGGCTTTCCAGGATGCCAGAATCAGCTCT GTGGTCGCTCATCCTCAGATTGACTTTGCGCAGAAGATTGTTGCTTCTGCCTCTCCTCCGTATTCGGAATATGGTCCTCCACCTCCG GTTTATGTCCCGGACACTTATGGAGGCTATGCCCCAGCTCCTCCTTTCCATGGCACACAGATAATTTATTCAGCTGATGGGCAGCCTTATGCAGTTGCATACCCCTATCAGTACCAAG GAGCATATCCTATGAGGGATCCCCAAGGAATGGACCAGGTTATTGTTCACGAGCGTCAACGTGATGATGGAGGAGACGTGGCTCTCAGTATGCTTGCTGGAGCTGCGACTGGATTGGCTATTGGGTCTCTCTTTGTCTTCTAG
- the LOC129810613 gene encoding pleckstrin homology domain-containing family B member 2-like isoform X2 → MSIVKSGFLHRQSTILRRWKRNWFDLWSDGWLVFFDDQHRRDMEDGIHMRVDCINIRSATACQDLNPPEGRSQNALLQIVCRDGRVISICGDSADDAFAWTMAFQDARISSIDFAQKIVASASPPYSEYGPPPPVYVPDTYGGYAPAPPFHGTQIIYSADGQPYAVAYPYQYQGAYPMRDPQGMDQVIVHERQRDDGGDVALSMLAGAATGLAIGSLFVF, encoded by the exons ATGTCGATTGTGAAAAGTGGCTTCCTTCATCGGCAGA GCACTATTCTGCGGCGGTGGAAGAGAAACTGGTTTGACCTGTGGTCTGATGGGTGGCTGGTATTCTTTGATGACCAGCACCGGCGAGATATGGAGGATGGGATCCACATGAGAGTGGACTGCATTAACATTCGCAGTGCAACTGCATGTCAAG ATCTGAACCCACCAGAGGGCAGGAGTCAAAATGCCCTGCTCCAGATAGTCTGCAGAGACGGACGGGTCATCAGCATTTGTGGAGACAGTGCCGATGATGCTTT TGCATGGACCATGGCTTTCCAGGATGCCAGAATCAGCTCT ATTGACTTTGCGCAGAAGATTGTTGCTTCTGCCTCTCCTCCGTATTCGGAATATGGTCCTCCACCTCCG GTTTATGTCCCGGACACTTATGGAGGCTATGCCCCAGCTCCTCCTTTCCATGGCACACAGATAATTTATTCAGCTGATGGGCAGCCTTATGCAGTTGCATACCCCTATCAGTACCAAG GAGCATATCCTATGAGGGATCCCCAAGGAATGGACCAGGTTATTGTTCACGAGCGTCAACGTGATGATGGAGGAGACGTGGCTCTCAGTATGCTTGCTGGAGCTGCGACTGGATTGGCTATTGGGTCTCTCTTTGTCTTCTAG
- the LOC129810615 gene encoding vacuolar protein sorting-associated protein 4B-like translates to MANNNLQKAIDLASKAAEEDKAKNYEEALRLYQHSIQYFLHVVKYEAQGDKAKQSIRGKCAEYLDRAEKLKEYLKKKEKAPPAKPVKESGSDDKGNESDEGEGDPEKKKFQNQLSGAIVMEKPNIKWSDVAGLEGAKEALKEAVILPIKFPHLFTGKRTPWRGILLFGPPGTGKSYLAKAVATEANNSTFFSISSSDLVSKWLGESEKLVKNLFCLARENKPSIIFIDEIDSLCGSRSENESEAARRIKTEFLVQMQGVGNDNEGVLVLGATNIPWTLDSAIRRRFEKRIYIPLPEEHARSFMFKLHLGSTPSELIESDYVTLGKKTEGYSGADISVIVRDALMQPVRKVQSATHFKRVQGSSWNHPNLVVDDLLTPCSPGDPDAIEMTWMDVNGEKLMEPVVCMADMLRSLHNTKPTVNEQDLDKLKKFTEDFGQEG, encoded by the exons ATGGCTAATAACAATTTACAG AAAGCCATAGATCTTGCAAGCAAGGCTGCAGAGGAGGACAAAGCTAAAAACTATGAGGAAGCTCTCCGGTTGTACCAGCATTCTATTCAGTACTTCCTTCATGTTGTGAAGT ATGAGGCCCAGGGAGACAAGGCCAAGCAAAGCATCAGGGGAAAGTGTGCAGAGTACCTGGACCGAGCAGAGAAGCTGAAGGAATACcttaagaagaaggagaaggctCCTCCAGCCAAGCCTGTCAAAGAGTCTGGGTCTGATGACAAAGG GAATGAGAGTGATGAAGGTGAAGGTGACCCAGAGAAAAAGAAGTTCCAAAATCAGCTCTCGG GTGCCATCGTCATGGAAAAGCCAAACATCAAGTGGAGTGACGTAGCTGGGCTTGAGGGTGCAAAAGAGGCCCTTAAAGAAGCTGTCATCTTGCCCATCAAATTTCCTCACCTCTTCACAG GAAAGCGGACTCCATGGAGAGGGATCTTGCTCTTTGGCCCTCCTGGTACAGGAAAGTCTTACCTGGCCAAGGCTGTGGCCACAGAAGCCAACAACTCCACCTtcttctctatctcctcatctGACCTGGTGTCAAAGTGGCTGGGGGAAAGTGAAAA GTTGGTGAAGAATCTGTTTTGCCTGGCCAGGGAGAACAAGCCCTCCATAATCTTCATCGATGAGATAGACTCTCTGTGTGGCTCCAGAAGTGAGAACGAGAGTGAAGCAGCCCGCCGCATCAAGACTGAGTTCCTGGTCCAGATGCAGG gtGTTGGAAATGACAATGAGGGAGTCCTGGTTCTAGGAGCCACAAACATCCCCTGGACATTGGACTCCGCTATTAGGAGAAG GTTTGAGAAGCGGATCTACATCCCTCTGCCTGAGGAGCACGCCCGCTCCTTCATGTTCAAGCTACATCTAGGCTCCACCCCCAGTGAGCTCATTGAATCAGACTATGTGACCCTTGGTAAGAAGACAGAAGGCTACTCTGGAGCTGACATCAGCGTCATCGTGAGGGACGCCCTCATGCAGCCAGTCAGGAAAGTGCAGTCGGCCACTCACTTCAAACGG GTCCAAGGATCGTCATGGAACCATCCCAACCTCGTGGTAGACGACCTCCTGACCCCATGCTCACCAGGAGATCCAGACGCCATAGAGATGACCTGGATGGATGTTAATGGGGAGAAACTCATGGAGCCTGTTGTTTGCATG GCTGATATGCTGAGGTCACTGCACAACACCAAGCCAACCGTGAACGAGCAGGACTTGGACAAACTCAAGAAGTTCACAGAGGACTTTGGTCAGGAAGGCTAA
- the LOC129810616 gene encoding ankyrin repeat domain-containing protein 29 isoform X1 — MSFKKETPLANAVFWAARKGNLALLQLLLNSGRVDADCRDSFGTTALMVASYSGHYDCARELIMQGTDINLQRETGSTALFFASQQGHNEVVKLLFEFGGSTEFQTKDGGTALSAACQYGHSKVVDTLLKNGANVHDQLHDGATPLFLASQEGHVTVIRQLLSSGAKVNHPREDGTAPLWMAAQMGHSEVVKVLLLRGADRDADRKDGSTALFKAAFKGHNTVIDELLKFSPSLGLLKNGSTALHAAVMGGNHKSVNLLLGANADPTLPNKNNELPAHLTKSNRILRALRTQILNGSS; from the exons ATGTCGTTCAAG AAGGAGACGCCCCTTGCTAACGCCGTGTTTTGGGCAGCTCGTAAGGGGAACTTGGCCCTGCTTCAATTACTGCTCAACAGTGGTCGTGTGGATGCCGACTGCAGAGACAGT TTTGGCACCACAGCCCTGATGGTGGCCTCCTACAGCGGCCACTATGACTGTGCCAGGGAGCTGATCATGCAGGGAACTGACATTAACCTgcagagagag ACAGGCTCCACTGCCCTCTTCTTTGCTTCCCAGCAGGGACACAATGAAGTAGTGAAGCTCCTCTTTGAATTTGGTGGCTCAACTGAATTCCAGACAAAG GACGGTGGCACAGCCCTCTCTGCAGCCTGTCAGTATGGCCATTCTAAGGTGGTGGACACTCTGCTGAAGAACGGAGCCAATGTCCATGATCAGCTGCAT GATGGTGCCACTCCACTCTTCCTTGCTTCCCAGGAGGGTCATGTGACTGTCATACGTCAACTTCTGTCATCTGGAGCCAAAGTTAACCACCCTAGGGAA GATGGCACAGCCCCCCTGTGGATGGCAGCCCAGATGGGACACAGTGAAGTAGTTAAGGTTTTACTTCTGCGTGGTGCAGATCGGGATGCTGACAGAAAA GACGGGTCAACTGCATTATTCAAGGCAGCTTTCAAAGGACACAACACTGTCATTGATGAGCTCCTCAAGTTCTCCCCTTCATTGGGCCTTCTCAAG AATGGTTCCACAGCCCTCCACGCTGCTGTCATGGGTGGCAATCATAAAAGTGTAAACCTTCTGCTGGGGGCCAATGCAGACCCCACACTACCCAACAAG AACAATGAACTGCCAGCACATCTTACAAAGAGCAATCGCATCCTGAGGGCTCTGCGAACGCAaatcttaaatggaagtagtTGA
- the LOC129810616 gene encoding ankyrin repeat domain-containing protein 29 isoform X2 gives MVASYSGHYDCARELIMQGTDINLQRETGSTALFFASQQGHNEVVKLLFEFGGSTEFQTKDGGTALSAACQYGHSKVVDTLLKNGANVHDQLHDGATPLFLASQEGHVTVIRQLLSSGAKVNHPREDGTAPLWMAAQMGHSEVVKVLLLRGADRDADRKDGSTALFKAAFKGHNTVIDELLKFSPSLGLLKNGSTALHAAVMGGNHKSVNLLLGANADPTLPNKNNELPAHLTKSNRILRALRTQILNGSS, from the exons ATGGTGGCCTCCTACAGCGGCCACTATGACTGTGCCAGGGAGCTGATCATGCAGGGAACTGACATTAACCTgcagagagag ACAGGCTCCACTGCCCTCTTCTTTGCTTCCCAGCAGGGACACAATGAAGTAGTGAAGCTCCTCTTTGAATTTGGTGGCTCAACTGAATTCCAGACAAAG GACGGTGGCACAGCCCTCTCTGCAGCCTGTCAGTATGGCCATTCTAAGGTGGTGGACACTCTGCTGAAGAACGGAGCCAATGTCCATGATCAGCTGCAT GATGGTGCCACTCCACTCTTCCTTGCTTCCCAGGAGGGTCATGTGACTGTCATACGTCAACTTCTGTCATCTGGAGCCAAAGTTAACCACCCTAGGGAA GATGGCACAGCCCCCCTGTGGATGGCAGCCCAGATGGGACACAGTGAAGTAGTTAAGGTTTTACTTCTGCGTGGTGCAGATCGGGATGCTGACAGAAAA GACGGGTCAACTGCATTATTCAAGGCAGCTTTCAAAGGACACAACACTGTCATTGATGAGCTCCTCAAGTTCTCCCCTTCATTGGGCCTTCTCAAG AATGGTTCCACAGCCCTCCACGCTGCTGTCATGGGTGGCAATCATAAAAGTGTAAACCTTCTGCTGGGGGCCAATGCAGACCCCACACTACCCAACAAG AACAATGAACTGCCAGCACATCTTACAAAGAGCAATCGCATCCTGAGGGCTCTGCGAACGCAaatcttaaatggaagtagtTGA